The nucleotide sequence gtatTCGAGCTCGGattattggaccttgcatgaccgttgaaggatcagcgggtacatctgaaggagtgatgtcctcatcatcctccccctcttgaaattgagtcatcctcgactcaagctcatcttcttctcccaaataaggcttcaaatctgcaatgttaaaggtgggactaaccccggactcggatggcaactcaagtttgtaggtattatcatttattttctcaattatcttataaggaccagttgctcttggcattaatttagacttacgcagctcagaaAATCTattttttctcaaatgtaaccaaaccaaatcacccagttTAAGTTTaattttaatttcttttctacctttactaccagcaattctatacttttcattctttctttcaatatttgctttagttgtttcgtgcaacttacgaatgaaatcagcatgctctctagcatcactatgtgttctctcagtggtaggtaaaggcaaaaccatacactacctaaaaaggacttaccttggtggtggaatattccgccctgttatatgcaaactccacatgcggcaaacactttatctacatcttcaaattgcgcttcaaaattgctctcaacatggtggacaatgttcgattcactacctcagtttgtccattaatttggggatgacatgtggtagaaaacagcagcttggtccccaatttattccacaaagtgcgccaaaaataacttaagaattttgcatcgcgatctgaaataatagtagaaggcataccatgcaagcgaacgatttcttaaaagaaaaggtcagcaatatgaacaacatcgtcgctccTATGACAAGGAAtcaaatgtgccatcttagaaaaatgatcaaccaccacaaaaatattatccctcctcctcttagtccttggcaaacccaacataaaatccatagatatatcagcccaaggagtagaaggaacctGAAGAGgaatatacaaaccatgtggattcaaccgtgacttagctctTTGACATGTGGTgtaccgagccacgtaccgttctacatctcacctcatcctaggccaaaagaaatatgtgaacagcacctcctccgtcttttTGGCTTCAAAATGCCCCAttaatccgcctccatgtgcatcctgtaacaacaaaagacgaacggagccaactggaatgcataagtagttagctctaaacaaaaacccattatTTATCATAAACTTATTCTATGTACGTCATTCTCTATAATtcagcaacacgtccttaaaatcaggatcaagcacatattgttcttttactgattcaagcccaaaaatccgacaatcaagttgggacagcaatgtatatcgtctagacaaagcatcagcaatcacattatccttccctttcttgtgtttgataatataagaaaaaaaatcaataaattcaacacatttagtatgcctacgattcagattatgttgaggacgaagatacttaagcgattcatgatcagaatgaatgacaaattctttaggccacaaataatgataacatgtctctaaagaacggacaagtgcatacaatttctTATCAtacttattatttttattttacatTTTTAGGttatttttgtgatgttcacgtagtatatagATGATGTTCTATGCTATATTTTGCGATGTTCATGTAGTGTTAATGTGACGTTCTTCGATGTATTTATGATGTTCGGTAGTATATATTGATATtctaggattttttttatttttttattttttatttcatgATATATTTGATGTTCACGTAGTGTATATATGTTGTTCTATGTTTTTTATATTCATGTAGTGTTAATGTGATGTTCAACGATTACCTTTAAATACAGGTTTATTATGAGATAAATGTTCATTAAAAAATTTATCAAAATGTATCCATGTGGGTCTTATTTTGAAGAGTTTATTGCAAGGATCACGATGGTGCAATCGAATTTTAATTAGGATACTTAGTTTAGGAGCTATGACTTTTTTTACTCCAAAAAGCATGGGATATGGGATGATGTCAATAATTTTGGCCCAAAAAGACAATTGAATTTGACCTAATTTGGTGAAGGATGTGAGGGAGGAATGGAGGGGAGGGGGGGTTTGCGGATGTTCCATGTTGGGGGTTCAGCAGCTGGGAGCCCCCacccgagggggggggggggtttaccCACCTTAATATATTATTGCTTGATTAGTGCCAGACATAAGTTTTGTTGATTACATTATTTCACATAGGGCCTGATTGGTTGGGTTCCAAAACTTGCCTAGCTAAAATCATGGCTAGCTAAAACTTAGGCTTGTCAAAATTAGAACATGCAAAGTTAGGGCAAAAAATGTAGGAATACGTTTGGTTGAGTGCCATGACACAGTAGTGAGCACTTTTTTCTCTTATGAGATGAAGGAAGTTTCTAGTTACTTTGCCGTGATTTTGGCCATATaaattggtgcaccaatttttttttttagtAATAAACCAATCAATAGCCAAATTTTATAGGCATGTTTAATTTTGGTTGGGCAAATTTTGGAGCCCAACCAATCACAATCAGGCCCTTAATTACATTGCACTTGCAAAGATACCAGCCCAGGAATCCGCAAGATTGGCGTCTCTCTTCGGCAGGCGCAGCTTCCATAGTTTAACTTCCTCCAGGCAGCCTACAAGTAGTTCCATACTTTTCCTTTCGGATCTGAAGATGACTCCGTTCCGACGTTACCAAATCTGCTAGCAACAGAGTACAGAGCGAACTATTCTTTCGCCTTTTAgcccatgtttagattgcaaaaaatttcaactcGATGAATAATAGCATttttgtcttatttggtaaatattgtccaatcgtggaccaactaagctcaaaagattcatctcgtgatttccaactaaactgtgcaattagttatttttttacctacatttaatactccatgaaagcggctaaaaattaatgtgatgaagagagagtgaaaaaactttgtatttagaggtgatctaaacaagacctTGCTAAACAAATTTGTACCGTGACTGCATTAATTGTTATAAAAACGACCATACACACGAACACACACCGTGACTGTACTGTTACGAAAGCGACCATCCGAAATGATTAGCTTCAGCTTCGCGTGTATGGCTCCGAAGCCCGAACTCGGGGCGAAATTTCCCTGGAATTTAATTAATTAGTACAAGCGCGTTTCCTCGGAGGATGATGTCGTGTCCGTAGTGTTTGCAGCGCCGGACGGTTGTAGGCGTCATAGACCGGCCCCTCTTTCCGTGACAGTTGTAGGCGTCCCGATCGACACGACGATGGGAGCAACGCCCCAACGACCAACGGGTATATATCGCAGCTAGGCCACGTTTAGATTGTAAATATTTTCAACCCAATAAatagtagcattttcgttttatttggtaaatattgtccaatcgtagaccaactagacttaaaagattcatctcgtgattttcaactaaaccgtgtaattagttattttttttacctatatttaatgctccatgcaaacggctaaaaattgatgtgatggagagagagtgaaaaaacttaaaatttggaggtgatctaaacaaggccctagctaGCTGCTCCTGCATGCTTCCCAGGAACTTACACCTCGGTCGTCGTTCCTTGCACTACAAATACAATACGCAGGCGCGTACTCCATCCATGGTGGCGGTGTCCGTGCGTCGCCGTCCCTAGCGAGCTCGCGGCTAAGGAAAGAGCAGgaaaggatagatatataatggcGCTGTCGCGGAAGGCGTGGATCGCCGCCGGCATGGGTGCGCGGCTGCTCATGATCGCCGTCCTGGCCGTGAGCGTGCCGCTCACGGTCCACAACCACACCAAGCGCGATTACAGCGTTGACTACTACAAGCTGCAGAGCTACACGTACGTGCCCTCTGAATCCTCTGATCGCGTAGTGGCTAGCTAGCTTATTAGGTGGTCGATGATGGAGCAAGCTAAAGGGTCCTGTGCTCAAACGGTTTCATTTGATTTGACTTGATTTGTTCCGTGCCCTCGCTGCTGTATGTGCGTGATGTGCGCGTGTGATCGATCTCCAAATGAACTGAAGGTACACGGTCGCCGTGGCGGTGATCGCGATGGCCGGCGGCGTGCTGCAGATCCCCGTCGCCGTCTACCTCCTCTGCAAGAGCAAGCGGATGACGCCCAGCTCCCTCATCCTCGACTTCAGCGTGTGCGCCGACGTGGTACATACGCCGCATGTCATCACACGCGTTGCGGCTGTGCTTATTATGCATATATACACACACTGCTAGCTAGCTATCATGCAGGCGTGTGGCGTGTGCGTGATGATCCATCACGTATACATGCATGCAGGTGGTGACCGTCCTGCTGGCCAGCGGCGTCGGTGCGGGGTTCGGCGCCACCAACGACATCTTGCGGTTCGTCCGGAGCCGCTACACGATATGGGAGAACAACAGCATCAAGGACGACCTCGAGGACTACTACAACAAGGCCTTCGTCCCCTTGGTCTTCATCCTCCTCGGGATGGTACTGTCCATGGCCGCCACTGTCGTCTCGGCCAGGCTCCGGGCCCGGGCGACcgacgacgccgacgccgacgtctgAGGCATCTGTCACCAGCTCGGTCGAAGCCAAGATCATCAATTCCGTCCGGTCCCTCCTAACTCAGTTTGTGTTTCCAATTTCCATACCCACACAGCATTTCAGATCAATTCCGCTTGCGATTGGGGGATTTCAGAATTCAGATCAATAATTCATGGTTCCGATCCGGTCGACCTGGCTCATCTGATGATCGATCTCTTGTATATGCTGTGCTTGTGATGTGAGATTTTCAGTTTGATTATCATTTACCAAACGCTCTACAGCAGTGGGAAGGCCTCCTTCGGCTACCCTCCTGGCAGTCACCCTCTTTTCCATGTATAATTTGTACTACATATATAAATGTCTCTTTTCGATCTATCTATAAGACCGGATCGTCTATCTTGCATGTCTTTTCTAGACCGCACCAGATGATTACATAggagcaggggcggatccagcggtggggcggggggctcaagccccccctacccaaaccgaatcagtgcaaattactgtagagcccctatgaatttttagacaaagttctatagtataggggggctgagacttaagatcgagcagcagtgttgttcagtccctcctaaaatatttcctggatccgccgctgcataGGAGAATGAATGCATTTAGCCATTTCATTTGGATTTGGTGCATCTGTGATAGAATTTGGGGAAAAGATATCTTCTTGCTTTAGTTTCATCAGAAAAAGGAGAACATATAAGAGTTGGTACAAATTTAACTAATTTGGTGCGCTGCGTGCTCAACTGTGTGTTTTACTACTTTTCAATTTGTTGGTTACTTGCTCCGTAGAACAGGGGCGAATCTATGTGTAACCATTGGGGTCAGCTGACCCCGATAACTTGCCAAAAACTCTTTAAAAATTCTTTCATCCACCAGCAAATTGCTCTTAAAATAGAAAATCAACACATCTTTGACCCCGCTGCTTAGTCCTTGACTCAGTGACACGATATCCTAGATTCGCCCCTGCTGTAGAAGATTGTGCAAATCAAATCATGACGCGGTGAGGTGACAAGGATAAGATGTGTCCTTGTCATCATgtatgatgagtgattgtcatgGACCGTAAATCCTTACCGTTGAACTGTTCTTGCTTACGACTAACTGGAGGCGAAGTGGTgatggtgccacatgcatcatgattgtgtaTGTGCAGTGGTCGATGGACTTGGTGGTTGATTGCGATGATGAACGTCAAACAAAGGTTCATGTCGGTGTATCATGGACGTGAAGGACGACAAGATGGCTTGGACCAAGGGACCAAGGCCAAGAACCACGGGTGATCCACATTCCACATCAAGCACAAGGACGACAAGAGGGCGTGTGGAAGGGATGAAGGCTATGTTGACCGAAGTCAAGGCGGGATCAAGACCAAGTCAAGCGCGGGTCGTGAATCTCTCTTGAACTCTAATCATTTTCTGTACTAGGTTAGCAAGTGCTtattagagagaaagagagaggagtaGAGAGAGTTGAGCACCTCTTGCTCTAGTTTCTTCACTTTTTAGTGGGAGGATGAAGGAAGGTGTCTAACAATGTTCTTGTAGATAAATTTGTGATGCAACCCAAACCCATGTCCTCCTTGCTTTAAATCGGAGTCAAATTTGTTCTCTATCCGCTTGTTCTTGTGTTTTATTTTTCTAGAATTTGTTCTATTTTCGGTGATTTCCGTTCTTCATGTTTGACTGATTTGGGTCAGATTTTTCAAGGCAAAACATTCCATGACATGAGTGAGCAATCCTAGATGTTTCCCCTCCGCAAATTCTTTGGGTTtcttgaatttctaaaatttggaAGAAAGCTTCAATTTTCTGGGTGGGACTTGTTAGAAAGATCTCTCCAAATTGAGTTaccccttgtttagttccaccccaatatcccaaaaaatgctacagtacctgtcacatcgaatgtttgcggcccgtgcatggagcattaaatatagacgaaaaaaaactaattgcacagtttggtgggaaattacgagacgaacgttttgagcctaattaatccatgtttgaacactatttgccaaataaaaacgaatgtgCTACAGTAGCCTCAAATTCCTACTTcctggaactaaacacagcctatcgGCTGTGTTCAGAGTTTCCTTACAACCAAATTTGGTTTGACCTGTTTCTGATGAATTTTGGAGAACCTGTGTTGGAAGCCTGCATACTAGTAATGTGCTTCTGGAACATCAGTTTTCAGATGCACAACACCACCAAAGCAGCACCCTTTTAATTTCAGCAACCCATGATTCCTTCACAGCAACAGTACCTACCGATCGTCCTTATGTAATTTTCCTATCTGCTATTGGTTTGATCCTTTGTGGTGAATTTGGGAGCTGTTCAGTCATCAGTCTTGTGTGTGTTCCGAAACTTCTTATTCAGAAGCAGTAATGGCCCGGCTGCTTTGGTTTGTGAGGGCGCGTTTAGTTTGGCTAACTTTGAAGGTGCAAACTTTGCACAGTAAAAGATTctctactgtagcattttgtttgtatttgtgaattattatcccaacattgactaattaggctcaaaagattcgtctcgcaaagttgaagcaaactgtgcaattagttttttatttcgtctacatttagtactccatgcatgtaccgcaagtttgatgtgacgaggaatcttctttttacatagtgccaaagttaGAAGTTTGGGAAAACTAAACAAAGGCTTAGTTCAGTGGATGCAGAGTGCGTGGTTCCTCTGACTGATTGGCAGATAGCTGCTACTGAGTCTAGACAATAAGTTTGTCGGCAATCCGGTGAAACCAGCAGGCAGCGGCTGCAGCCCTCTTTGTTTTAACTTATCAGCCCGGCTTATCAACCATGGCacaatgtttttctttcacaacaaaataGCTACAGCCGGTTTATGAGCCGCAAAAAAACTGACAGCCACAGCCGCAGCCGGCTAGTCAGGCTGGCCTAGCTTTTCCGTTGCGCcatgaaaagcagcttcacacctGGTAGGCTTCGGCCTAGATGGGCTGGTCAGATTTGATCATGTTTACTCATCTCCTTTCAGTGTTTCAGTCACCAGTCATAAGGAGTAGCAGGAGTTCAATAGCTGCAACCTCGGCAAACAGCAGTAGCAGGAAAACAGCAGTTGCAGCTGGGCAAATAGGTAAGCAGCACACGTTCACGGTTTTAGCAAACAGATTTGTGAATCCTCATTTCCTTGATACACAAGGATCATTGCTTTATCCTGGTATAGTCAGGTAGTTAATGTTTGTCCTCTCACTTTTGTTTTGTGTAGCTCCTGTAGCTTACTCCcacctgtcgatgttttaccaccgatagcctaccacggggatacccggggcagtatgttcgggcttcggcgtatgccgaactcgatggttaacgcaagacacagtcgatttatcctggttcaggcccttgatcgtagatcgagtaataaccttacgtccagtcggcgttagcctttgcgttggattgattgtcaagtgttgtgttgtacaatggtcGTGTGT is from Miscanthus floridulus cultivar M001 chromosome 7, ASM1932011v1, whole genome shotgun sequence and encodes:
- the LOC136463616 gene encoding CASP-like protein 4D1 — its product is MALSRKAWIAAGMGARLLMIAVLAVSVPLTVHNHTKRDYSVDYYKLQSYTYTVAVAVIAMAGGVLQIPVAVYLLCKSKRMTPSSLILDFSVCADVVVTVLLASGVGAGFGATNDILRFVRSRYTIWENNSIKDDLEDYYNKAFVPLVFILLGMVLSMAATVVSARLRARATDDADADV